A window of the Juglans microcarpa x Juglans regia isolate MS1-56 chromosome 5D, Jm3101_v1.0, whole genome shotgun sequence genome harbors these coding sequences:
- the LOC121264086 gene encoding rac-like GTP-binding protein RAC13 isoform X2, with the protein MSTARFLKCVTVGDGAVGKTCMLISYTSNTFPMDYVPTVFDNFSANVVVDGSIVNVGLWDTAGQEDYNRLRPLSYRGADVFLLAFSLISKASFENISKKWIPELKHYAPNVPIILVGTKLDLKEDKLFLSDHPGATPITTAQGEELKKMIGAVVYIECSSKTQQNVKAVFDSAIKVALRPPKPEKKPRKQRTCAFLKC; encoded by the exons ATGAGCACAGCAAGATTTCTCAAGTGTGTGACTGTAGGCGATGGGGCAGTGGGAAAGACATGCATGCTTATTTCCTATACTAGTAATACTTTTCCAATG GATTATGTTCCAACGGTGTTCGACAACTTCAGTGCCAATGTGGTGGTTGATGGTAGTATTGTGAACGTTGGCCTATGGGATACTGCAG GACAGGAAGATTACAATAGGCTAAGGCCTCTAAGTTACAGAGGAGCCGATGTGTTTCTGTTGGCCTTCTCCCTCATCAGCAAGGCCAGTTTTGAGAACATCTCTAAAAAG TGGATCCCAGAGCTAAAGCATTACGCACCCAATGTGCCAATCATACTCGTGGGGACCAAACTTG ATTTAAAAGAAGACAAGCTGTTCTTGTCTGATCATCCTGGAGCAACACCAATAACAACAGCTCAG GGTGAGGAGCTGAAGAAAATGATTGGTGCAGTCGTCTACATAGAGTGCAGTTCTAAAACTCAGCAG AACGTGAAGGCCGTGTTTGATAGTGCAATAAAGGTTGCTTTAAGGCCACCAAAACCAGAGAAGAAGCCACGCAAACAAAGAACGTGTGCTTTCCTCAAATGCTAA
- the LOC121264086 gene encoding rac-like GTP-binding protein RAC13 isoform X1 codes for MSTARFLKCVTVGDGAVGKTCMLISYTSNTFPMDYVPTVFDNFSANVVVDGSIVNVGLWDTAGQEDYNRLRPLSYRGADVFLLAFSLISKASFENISKKQWIPELKHYAPNVPIILVGTKLDLKEDKLFLSDHPGATPITTAQGEELKKMIGAVVYIECSSKTQQNVKAVFDSAIKVALRPPKPEKKPRKQRTCAFLKC; via the exons ATGAGCACAGCAAGATTTCTCAAGTGTGTGACTGTAGGCGATGGGGCAGTGGGAAAGACATGCATGCTTATTTCCTATACTAGTAATACTTTTCCAATG GATTATGTTCCAACGGTGTTCGACAACTTCAGTGCCAATGTGGTGGTTGATGGTAGTATTGTGAACGTTGGCCTATGGGATACTGCAG GACAGGAAGATTACAATAGGCTAAGGCCTCTAAGTTACAGAGGAGCCGATGTGTTTCTGTTGGCCTTCTCCCTCATCAGCAAGGCCAGTTTTGAGAACATCTCTAAAAAG CAGTGGATCCCAGAGCTAAAGCATTACGCACCCAATGTGCCAATCATACTCGTGGGGACCAAACTTG ATTTAAAAGAAGACAAGCTGTTCTTGTCTGATCATCCTGGAGCAACACCAATAACAACAGCTCAG GGTGAGGAGCTGAAGAAAATGATTGGTGCAGTCGTCTACATAGAGTGCAGTTCTAAAACTCAGCAG AACGTGAAGGCCGTGTTTGATAGTGCAATAAAGGTTGCTTTAAGGCCACCAAAACCAGAGAAGAAGCCACGCAAACAAAGAACGTGTGCTTTCCTCAAATGCTAA
- the LOC121264802 gene encoding LOB domain-containing protein 22-like — protein MSRPRGRAEEPSSSNYRHACAKCRHQRKKCDNTCLMAPYFPVHMAEIFQTVHRFFGVRNVSKILMNLDVQHRELATESIKWEASIWRQNPVHRPLGKYRQLEQELQLLRKQLITQEKILNQWSIYSSNQSKVGMMLPSFEGGLNSGLTCSLQGEQDIESQVVSCTGIPYKGIPYNTEGGLIPFLTVPVPSCQPLPLSRSHGEIEFCNEKLLQGQDRARQLGRCEAVCQDHMIIGNKGNNGIGCLETLFTQGVGNFGMAQQPQPAVGPCSMGQG, from the coding sequence ATGTCTAGGCCAAGGGGTAGAGCTGAGGAGCCTAGTAGCAGCAATTATCGCCATGCATGCGCGAAGTGCAGGCACCAAAGGAAGAAGTGCGACAACACCTGTCTTATGGCGCCGTACTTCCCAGTGCATATGGCCGAGATTTTCCAAACGGTTCACAGATTTTTTGGTGTCAGGAACGTGTCGAAGATTCTCATGAATCTTGATGTGCAGCACAGGGAACTGGCTACTGAGTCCATCAAATGGGAAGCCTCGATATGGAGGCAGAACCCTGTTCATAGACCTTTGGGGAAATACCGACAACTAGAGCAAGAACTTCAGTTGCTCAGGAAGCAACTGATCACCCAAGAAAAGATTTTGAACCAATGGAGTATTTATAGTAGCAACCAAAGTAAAGTTGGAATGATGTTACCCAGTTTTGAGGGTGGTTTAAATTCTGGTTTAACATGTTCTTTACAAGGGGAACAAGATATTGAAAGCCAAGTAGTATCTTGCACTGGAATTCCTTATAAAGGAATTCCTTACAATACTGAAGGTGGCCTTATTCCATTCCTAACAGTCCCAGTGCCATCTTGTCAGCCATTGCCACTGTCACGAAGCCATGGTGAAATTGAATTTTGTAATGAAAAGCTTCTACAGGGACAAGATAGAGCAAGACAATTAGGAAGATGTGAAGCAGTATGTCAGGATCATATGATTATAGGAAACAAAGGAAATAATGGAATAGGTTGTCTTGAAACTCTATTCACTCAAGGGGTAGGTAACTTTGGAATGGCTCAGCAGCCTCAGCCTGCTGTTGGCCCCTGCAGCATGGGACAAGGGTAA